TGCCTTCACAAATCTCGATCAGATGGCCAAGCAGGCCAAACCCGGTGACATCGGTCAAGGCACTGACACCTTCTAACTGGGAAATCTCGCTACCGATCTTATTCAAGGTGGTCATCGCATCAATCGCGTTCTGCAAATCTTGTGGTGCCACTTTTTTCTGTTTTTGCGCGGTGGTCAAAATCCCGATGCCTAACGGCTTGGTCAAAAACAGCAAACTGTCTTCACGCGCCGAGGCATTGCATTTGAGATGTTTGTTGTCGGCTAAACCGGTGACCGCCAAACCGAAAATCGGCTCGGGAGCATCGATGGAATGGCCGCCTGCCAGCGCGATGCCGGCATCCTCACATACCGAACGCCCACCTTCGATTACCTGCTGACCAACTTCAGCCGATAGCTTGTCGATCGGCCAACCGAAAATCGCTATCGCCATCAACGGCTTGCCGCCCATCGCATAGATATCGCTGATGGCATTGGTTGCGGCGATTTTTCCAAATGTAAACGGATCATCGACAATCGGCATAAAAAAATCGGTGGTGCTCAATACAGAAGTGCCATTGCCCAAATCGTAAGCGGCGGCATCGTCTTTGGTGTTATTGCCCACCAATAGATTCGGTTGTGGTGCCAATGTCAATTGTGACTGCAACAGACTATCGAGTAATTGCGGCGAGATTTTGCAACCGCACCCGGCGCCGTGGCTGTATTCGGTCAATTTGACGATTGAAGAGAAATCTTGGCTTTGAGACATTTTGATTATTTATCCGTTTTGCATAGCAAGAATGCTTTGAATATTAATAGGCTGAGGGTAATCGGTGAAATCGGTCTGTTGCTGAGCGACCGCATACATGGACATGCGATCCGCCAATTCATTGCCTTCAACACCGACGTGACCGTTTACATGCAGAATTTGGATATCGCCTTTTAGGGTTTGATACAACTTGAAAATGGCTTGGATCAAATCGAGGTTTTTGATTTCACCACCGGATTTTTTCCAACCGTTTCTTTGCCAGTTTTGCGCCCATTGGGTAATACATTGAATGGCATATTTGGAATCGCAAAAAATAACCACACTCAACTGTAGCGCAAGCAACTCTTGCGCCTTGATCAACGCTTGATGCAAAGCGTTTAATTCAGCCGAATTGTTGGTGCCTTGAGGATTATAAAGCCCGTACCATAGGCTATGAATCTCATCATTTCGATAGATTGCCATGCCCGAACCGGCCTGGCCGGGATTCGGTTCACAAGCGCCATCGGTAAAAATCTTGATATCCGCTTGCAGATTCGAAACCTCGTCCGCGCTATAGGTTTTTATGCCGTTTTTTGCTGGCGCTTTTGTCTTACTGGAGCGCTTAGCAGTACCACTAACACTGCCAGAAAAAGCGGCCTGCGCTTCAGGCAAAGTTTTAAACGATTTGTATTTCGCGCCAGGAAATTTATCCACCTGCGCCAGAGTGCTCGGCCAATCCTGGTAAACACCGGGCTTTCTGCCTTGCCAAACCACATAAAACTTTGTTGCCATTGAGTTACTACCACCACCTTAAATTAGCTGACTATGATACACCGACCGGCCTTTACTTGCACAGGATTAGCCGCAAGCCACATCAGCAAATTATTCGCTTGGCAGTCCACAAAGGTTTTGCAGGCCAACCATGAACGGCGTAGAATGAAATCAGACCCATAAATCAGCCAAAGGAGATCTCCTATGGATGTACCTGCTCACGACTTACCTGCACTATTTGCCCAATTGGGATTGGCTGATAGCGCAGCCGAAATCGAACAATTCATTATGCTGCATTCGCCATTAAAACAGAGCCTGCTACTGCATGAAGCTGAATTTTGGAATCCATCGCAAGCGGCCTTTTTAAAAGAAGCGGTCGAAGAGGATGCGGACTGGGTAGATGCGGTTAATCATCTCGATACACTGCTAAGAGCCCAACCCGACGTTTAAATGAAGCATGGCGAGCAAATTACTCAATTAAATCGCCATAGCCTTTATATTGCTGTTGAAATGCCTGCTTACCGCTCTCAAGGAACTGCTGGTAATCCCAGGCATAATCTTCCAACAGGTCATTGAACTCGGCTTTCCAAATATAGCATTGTGCCTCGACCTGACTGCCATCCGCTAACTCTACCGTCACGGCCTGTCTTTGGTATTGTTCACCCTCAAACCGATCCAAGCGCTGCCAAGCCGTTTCGGTTATACCGCAATACAATACTCCACCGACCTGTTGATCGGGCTCGACAATTAGCGCCGGATAATGCTCATTTTTAATGGCAAAACGTTGATAACCGGTTAAGTTGGCTGGCTGACAATCAAAGCTGGCACCGCTCACCTCAGTCATCACCTCATCACACATTAAACTGCCATAGGTTAATAAACAATTGGTCGTGTTCACTTCGCCCCTCTGATAAACAATGGTTAGATTTCATCATAGCCGAATGCAAAAGAGCCTTAAAGACTTTTCGATTTAAACCAAATAACCAAAGCGATACCACCCAAAACACAAACCGATGCCAGCCAGAAACTCCACGTTAGTGATTCTGATAATAGCAGCCATCCACCTAAGGCGGTGATGACCGGTACACTTAATTGAATGGTCGCGGCATGGCTGGATTTCAACCATGGCAACGCCAGATACCAAACGGCATAGCCCATACCCGAAGCGATCGCACCGGAGGCTATCGCATAGATTACACCTTGAGCATCCCAATTCAGCTGCCCAGCTGTTAGCGATAACAAAACTAACGCAAATGGCACGGCACGTAAAAAATTACCACTCGTTTGTGCTAATGGCGGTACTTTGCTGCGAGCGCCCAATAAAGAATAAACGCCCCACGCCATACCGGCAAACACCATTAATAACGCTGCATGCCAAGGTGGTGATTCAACGCCGGGTAACAATAAAATCAATAGGCCAGCAATCGCTAACAACAAGCCTAACCACTGTAATAAACTAAAACGCTCGCCCTGACTGAATCCATAAGCGATCATCGACAACTGCACCACTCCAAACAGCAATAAAGCCCCGGTAGCAGCGGTGAGCTCGATATAAGCAAACGAAAATGCCGCCGCATAACTAAACAAAGCCAATGCGCCCCACCAGCTACCGTTTGCAAACAGTGCTTTAATACCGTTGTTTTCGTTGTTTCGTGATAGTTGCCAGATCAATAACAATAGCAACATTACCGCACCCGAAAACAAACGAATCATAGTAAAGCTCGCGGCATCAATCGCGGTATTGTCCAAAGCCACACGGCACAATACCGAGTTGGCGGCAAAGGCGAGCATGGCGATAGAAGTAATAAAAATCAGACGAAAACTAGACAATTCACAGCCCTAAATAAGATTAAGTAACTATGCCTACTTTAAAATAAACTAGAGATGAATACATCAGAACAAAACGACTTACTTAGAGAATAATTGCGAAGCCCCTAAAAACTTAGCTACTCCCTCTGTATTTATCTATTGGGCTTACCCTTACTTTGTTGCTTGTCCAACAAACAACGAACTCGGCGAAGAGCCGAGAAAGTAAGCAAAAAAAGACACCCTGCTCCATAAATAGGCAGGTTCTAAACTTATTCACTGAAACGAAGAACTCGGCTGTAGCGAAGCGGAGAGACGAGAAATTCCTGAACTCGCTACGCTCGAACAGCAGGATTTTTTCTACCCTCAAGGGGCACCTAGATCGTTCACTTCGTTAAGAACTCTGCACTATTTATTCCAAAGGGATTTTTGGTGTCAAAGTCACTTTTCTTAAATCCATTAACTTCCTATTTAAATAAAACTTACGGTGAAATGAATTACTTTGTACCAAAATGGCGTGCGCGTAACAGGTCCCTTTTGTAAGCTTTCTTGATTTCACTTAGCGAAGGATGCGGTCAAAAATTTTCGCTGTCCGAACGAAGCTTGCGCAGTGAGTTCGGGAATTTGAGCAGACAAGCTTAGTGAAATAGAAAGTGTCAGCAGGGTGCCCTTTTTGTGGTTACTATTTTTGGGCAAGCAAAAATAGTAACGAGAAGCCTGATAGAACAATCCAAGGATATACGAAAGTTCAAAATGGCTTCTCAACATGAAACACTCATGATTTTCAACTATCTCCATGATCTCCCGCTAGTAGTAAAACGATAAGATAAAGCAATGACTTAACCTTAACCTTACACTTAAACTTAATCACTTTTTTAATATTCATTATTGAGTTAAACCTATAAAAATAAAGTTAACCGAAAGTCTAAATAAATATAAAAAGTGAAAACTCGATTAGAAATAATCGCAAAGCGAAATTGAAATTTAAGATACAAAAAAACCATAAAAGAAAACTTCTATGGGCTTGATTGATAAGCTTTGATTTCAAAGCAGAATATCATCCTTCACCTGTCACAGGATCAATAATAGTCTTAACTTCAAATATCCGTTCTACTGGAAAACCACTTCTTTTTGCGTGCTCATGGATTAACTCTTCATTTTCCGCCAAATAGACACAGAACGTTTTATCATCGGTTGCATAGGAATGCTCCCACTGAATATTTTTTCGCTCCGCTTTCATTTCAGCAAGCACCTTATTCGATTCTGAAGCGGCACCACAAAGCTCCTCGTGGTTCGACGAACCAATTCCGGGAACATTTCTTTCAATAACATATCTTGGCATAATTTCCTCCTTTGGTTGAGTAGGAGTCAAAATACTGCCCTTTTCATTATACGCTTAGCCACTCAAGTGAACTTTTAATCGTTATAGGTATTTTTTCTAGTTGGCTATCCAAAGAAATAATCATTCGATATAAAAAAAGCCCGCAAAAGACTAACTCTTTCAGGCTTTTAAGGACTTAATTAATTTCTAAATTAAGTTTTAGATCGCATCGATAATCGCATTTAAAGTTGCGCTTGGACGCATCACTTTAGCGGCCAGGTCAGCATTAGGCTGATAATAACCACCAATCTCAACCGCACTACCTTGCACTTCGTTAAGTTCGCCAACGATCTTGTCTTCATTGCTGGTCATGGCTTCGGCAACCGGTGTAAAGCGCGCTTTTAGTTCGGCATCCTTGTCTTGTGCCGCCAATTCCTGTGCCCAGTACATCGTCAAATAGAAGTGGCTCCCACGGTTATCTATTTCACCGACTTTACGAGATGGCGATTTATTGTTATCCAATAATTTACCGGTGGCACGATCTAGTGTTTCCGCCAAGACCTGTGCTTTGGCGTTATCGAATGTGGTGGCCAAATGTTCCAGCGATACCGCCAATGCCAGGAACTCACCTAATGAATCCCAACGCAGATAGTTTTCAGATAGCAACTGCTGTACGTGTTTAGGCGCCGAACCGCCGGCACCGGTTTCAAACAAACCACCACCATTCATCAGCGGCACAATCGACAACATCTTCGCTGAAGTACCCAATTCCAAAATCGGGAACAAGTCAGTCAGATAATCACGTAATACATTACCGGTTACCGAAATAACTTCCTTACCGTCTTTAACGTGACGCAAGGTGAAACGTGTCGCCTCTGCCGGCGCCATAATATGGATTTCCAGACCAGACACATCATGGTGAGACAGGTAATCGTTCACCTTATTGATCAACTCATGGTCATGGGCACGTTCGGCATCGAGCCAGAATACGGCCGGAGAACCGGTGGCTCGGGCACGAGTCACCGCCAGTTTGACCCAGTCCTGAATCGGCGCATCTTTGGTCTGACACATACGGAAGATATCACCGGCTTCGACCGGCTGCTCAAGCATGGTTTCCCCTTTGCTGTTAACCGCGCGGATAGTTCCACTCGCTTCGGCTTGGAAAGTTTTATCGTGTGAACCGTACTCTTCGGCTTTTTGCGCCATCAAACCAACGTTTGGCACCGTTCCCATCGTAGTCGGATCGAAGGCACCGTAGTGTTTACAGAAACGGATGGTTTCTTCATAGACGCTGGCATAACAACGATCCGGAATGACCGCCATGGTATCTTGGGTCTTGCCATCCTTATTCCACATCTGGCCGGAGTTACGGATCATTGCCGGCATAGAGGCATCGATAATCACATCCGATGGTACATGCAGGTTGGTGATGCCTTTATCGGAATCGACCATCGCCATGTCCGGACCGTTTGCCATCGCCGCTTGCAGATCGGCCTCAATTTCCGCACGTTTGGCATCATCCAAAGTGGCAATCTTGGCAAACACATCCCCCAAACCGTTGTTGACGTTTACACCAGCCTTCGCCAAAGCGTCGGCATGTTTGGCGAATACCTCTTCAAAAAACACCGCCACCGCTGTACCGAAAATAATCGGATCAGATACTTTCATCATGGTCGCTTTCATGTGCAACGAGAACAACACACCTTGCTCTTTGGCATCGGCGATAGCTTGTTTCAGAAACGCACGCAAAGCCGACTGGCTCATTACCGACGCATCCAATACTTCACCCTGCAATAACGGCGCTGTGGCTTTTAACTCTTTAACCGATCCGTCTTCGGCAACGAATTCGATTTTAAAGGTATCGGCCTCGGCCATAGTCAGAGATTTTTCCGAACCGTAAAAATCACCTTCTGTCATATGAGCAACGTGTGATTTGGACTCTTTTGACCATTCTCCCATTGAGTGCGGGTTTTTCTTTGCGTAGTTTTTTACCGACAAAGGGGCGCGACGGTCAGAATTACCTTCACGTAATACCGGGTTTACCGCTGAGCCCAATACCTTGGCATAAGCGGCTTTAATTGCCTGTTCTTCATCATTAGTCGGGTTGGCCGGATAGTCTGGAACCATATAGCCGTGAGCTTGCAGCTCTTTAATCGCAGCACTCAACTGAGGGATCGAAGCCGAGATATTCGGCAGCTTGATAATATTCGTTTCCGGCATCTTCGCCATTTCACCCAATTCGCTCAAGGCATCGCCAATACGCTGATCTTCTTTTAAATATTGCGGGAAATTGGCAAGAATGCGTCCAGCCAGAGAGATGTCTCGTGTTTCAACGGCAACATCGGCAGCTTTGGTAAAAGCCTGAACCATTGGCAAAAATGAGTAAGTTGCCAACATTGGCGCTTCATCGGTAAGCGTATAGATAATTTTTGAATTTTCTGACATTACAATTTCCCGTATTGTGAAGACTGAATTTGAAAGTGCTAGAATACGCACTCAAAGAATGATTGCTATTTTATCACCAGCATGCAGCGGTACAAAGCCAAAAGCGCTAAATAAAACAAGATAAATGGTGATAACAATCGCTTTGCACAGCGTTCATCGTCAACTTAGAAAATGGTGATTTGCCTTAAGTGTCTGATAGTTCATTCAAAGTTAATTTGCCCCCGGTGTTTTTGGATCCCCTATGTCAAAAGTTTTGCTCTTCAATAAACCTTTCAATGTACTCTGTCAGTTTACCGATGAGGCGCAGTTTAAAAATGAGCGAGAGACTCTCGCCGATTATATCGATCAGCCGGGTTTTTATGCCGCCGGACGTTTAGATCGGGATTCTGAAGGGCTATTGCTATTGACCGATGACGGCAAGCTGCAGCAACAGATCGCCAACCCGAATAACAAACAGGCGAAAACCTATCTGGTTCAGGTTGAGGGCGCGATTGATAAAAAAGCGATTCAACAGCTGAGTAAAGGCGTTGAACTCAAAGACGGTCTTACTCGACCGGCCAAAGCGCGTATCGTCAACGAACCGCGCTGGTTATGGGAGCGCAATCCGCCGATTCGGCAACGTAAAAACATTCCCACCAGTTGGATTGAGCTGACTATCAGCGAAGGTAAAAACCGTCAGGTTCGCCGCATGACAGCAGCGGTCGGCTTTCCCACACTAAGGTTGATCCGTACCCAAATCGGCCCTTGGAAACTCGCCGACCTAGGCTTGGGTGAAAGCCTTCTGCTGGATAATCTGACGTTGTAACCCCCTCTCCCGATGCCTATTTTGCCGAGCATAGTGTTCGTGCGATTTTGCAGAGTCTGGTAGAATAATCACTATCAATTTTTAATAGATTTTTTATCAGCCAATCGGTGCCTTCGGGCTTTAAGCAAAACCGGTTTGCTGCTTTTGAAGTGGAAGTTTATGTCTCAGGATAATTCAAATATCAAAGTCATTGTCGGACTATCCGGCGGCGTCGATTCATCGGTTGCGGCCTTACTGCTTAAACAGCAAGGGTACGATGTAGAAGGCCTGTTTATGAAAAACTGGGAAGGTGACGATACCGAAGACTATTGTCCGGCTGCCGAAGATTTGAAAGATGTGATGGCCGTTGCCGAAAAACTCGATATTGCCGTGCATATCGAAAACTTCTCGCAGCAATATTGGGACAACGTTTTTGAACACTTTTTAGCCGAATACAAAGCCGGTCGCACACCAAACCCGGATATTCTGTGCAACAAAGAAGTCAAATTCAAAGCCTTTCTGCAACATGCCATGGAGCTAGGTGCTGACTATATTGCCACCGGCCATTACACACGAGTGATGCGCGATGAAAACGGTCAATGTCACCTTCTAAAAGGATTGGACGACAATAAAGACCAAAGTTATTTCCTTTACACCTTGCAGCAACATCAGTTACAAAAATCGTTATTCCCTGTCGGCGAGCTGGAAAAACCCGAAGTACGCCGCTTGGCAGAAGAAGCCGGCTTTATCACTCATGATAAGAAAGACAGTACCGGCATTTGCTTTATCGGTGAACGTAAATTCAAGGATTTTTTACAGCAGTTCATTCCGGCTCAGCCCGGTGATATCGTCGACGATAAAGGCGCAGTGATCGGCCGCCATGACGGTTTGATGTACCACACTTTGGGACAGCGCAAAGGTCTGGGAATTGGCGGTGGTCACGGCAAGGATAATTCACCGTGGTATGCGGCAGATAAGGATCTTGTCAATAACCGCTTGGTGGCGGTACAAGGTAAAAACCACCCGCTGCTGCAACACTCTATTCTGATTGCCAATACTCTGGACTGGGTATCGGGTCAGTGCCCGGCTTTGAATACACCTTTGAAAGCAAAAATTCGCTATCGCCAGGAAGAACAACCTTGTCAGATTATCGAAAACGAAAACGGAAAGGTCGTCGTGCAATTTGATGAAGCGCAAACGGCTATAGCACCGGGACAATCGGTGGTCTTTTATGATGGCGAAGATTGCCTCGGCGGCGGCATCATCGAACAGCGCCTACATAATCTTGATGAACGCCTTTAAGGTCTCTTTAAACTAAGATAATTAGCAAATTTTTAGGTTTGAATTTTTATGAGTGAATACAGCCAACAGGATAAAACACTGGCCTTGGTCGGCATCTATCAATGTGCGCAAATGGTTTATGAATTAGCCACCACCGGTCGTACCGATGATTTGAGCTATGCGACCAGCATCAATACTTTATTTGTGGAAAACCCGCAACAGACAATCGATGTCTATGGCGGCGATATTCAAAATCTGCAAATGGGGGTTAATACCCTGCTGTCACAGATGAGTACCGACCAAGCCGTACAGAACCGTAATATCGAAATTACCCGTTATGTACTCAACCTGATGGTGTTGGCGAAAAAAATCAAAGACGATGGTGAAGCCCTCAATCGTATCTTTAATACTCTAGAAACCGCGAAAGCACAAACCGAGCAATTTGGTGAATTCCATGAGAATGTCATTGCCACCATGGCTCGCGCCTATGCCGAAAATATCAGCCCAATGTCACCACGCATTATGGTCAATGGTCAACACGGCCATCTGCAGAACAACCGTGTCGCCAATAAGATTCGCACTCTGTTATTGGCTGGGATTCGCTCCGCATTACTTTGGTATCAGGTCGGCGGCTCGCGCTGGGGATTGCTTTGGGCTCGTAAAAAGTATTTGCAGAGCGCGCAAGCTATGCATCGCCCTGATAATAGTGACGATGACAGCTATTTTAAAAAGCATTAACAAATCAGATCTAATAGAGGATTGATTATTATGATTGAAGTCATTCACCAACCTAGTGATGCCGAGCTACAGCGACAAGGCATCTTCGACTGGCCTATTTGGGAAAAGGAAGTCTCCAAATTCCCATGGACTTATGATGCCAATGAGACTTGCTATATCCTCGAAGGTCACGTGACTGTGACCGCCGACAACGGTGAAAGCGTCGAGATCAAGGCAGGCGACTTGGTCACTTTCCCTAACGGCATGTCATGCACTTGGGATATTCACCAGGCGATCCGCAAACACTACAACTTCTTTTAAACGGCGTTGTTTTTTAAGCGCTCAGCTTTTTGAAGACAATAAAAAAGGCTAGCCGAAAATCTGCGGCTAGCCTTTTTTTTGTTTGCTTTATAAAAGCGTTTATTTAACGGTTTTATAAACCGCTTTTTTGACCACTTCAGAGTTTTCCTTTAGGCTCTTCAAACGCGCGGCCAATTCGGCACCAGCGGTCAATTCCGCAAACGCATCGTTTAACGGTGCTTTCTGTTCATCCGTTAACGCTTCGGTCTTCACTTCGCTAACCTGCATTAAAATGGTATCACCTGTAGCCAGCTTGAAATCTTGCCAGGTTGGCTTGCCATCAACCGGTTTCGGCGCCTTGAAAGCTTCGGAAATCATCTGCGGTAAAAGGTTTTGCGAATTACGGTTCACCCAACCAACTGTGTGCCATTCAACGCCGTCTTTCATAAAGGACTCCGGCTGTTCGCCCGCAGCCAGTTTTTCCATGATCTCAGCACCTAATTTTGACGCTTCTTCGATAGCCGCTTCACGTGTCAGATCATCTTTAATGCTGGCAGACACTTCATCCAACTGCTTCTGACGCTCGGCCTGATGGTTGTTGACACGAATCACCACGGCACGATTATTACCCAAATCGATTGATGTCGAATTCAAACGCGACTTTAACACCTCTTCTGAAAAAGCGGTATTGATCACTTTGGTATTGCTCAAAACATCACCCGCGCCACCCTGGCGACTGAACAGTTCCGAAGTTTCCACTTTCACACCGATGGCATCCGCAGCCGGCTCCAGACTGTCTGATTGCTCATAGGCAACCGTATTCAACTGTTCCAATAGTTCGAAATACTGACGTTCCGCTTCTAATGACTGGTATTGTTCCTTAACATCAGACTTAACCTGCTCATAAGGCTGAGACTGTTTAGCGGTAATGCTTTCCAACTTGATCAGGTGATAACCAAATTCGGTGCGTACCGGTTCGCTGATATCGCCAACCTTCATTGAGAAAACGGCTTCATCAAATTCAGGCACCATCATTCCCTGTTCGAAAGTCCCCAAATCACCACCGGCCGGTGCCGAACCTGGATCCTTAGAATAGGTCTTGGCGAGCTCTTCGAACTTTTCACCTTGAGCCAATTTTGCCTGAACTTCTTCTACGATTTGCATTGCCGCCGCATCGGCTGCATCGGTATTGGCATCAACGGTAATCAAGATGTGTTTGGCCTGACGCTTTTCCGGTAAAGTAAACTGCGCCTTGTGCTCTTCATAGAAACCTTTTAGTACTTCTTCATTGGTTTCGATGTTTTGCGCCAATTTTTTCTGCGACAATTCGATATAGTCGATCGACACCTTTTCCGGTTCGATATAACTTTGTGTATTTGCCTGATAGTAATCTGCAACCTGCTGATCACTCACGGTTACTGTTTTTAGGAAAGGACGCTGATCAACACGCAGGTAATTGATATTACGCTGCTGCCCCTGAAGAGCGGCTAGCTGATCGACTTCGGTCGAAGTCGCGAAAGATGATGCCAGTGTCAAATTACGATATTGCGATTCCGATAGGAATTTACGCTGTTCCATTTCAAAACGTGCGATGTTGTAGCCGTTTCTTAACAGCACTTCTTCATATAGCTTTTGTGAGAACTGACCTTTGTCCTGAAACACATCGGCGGCATGGATCGCGGCAGCCAACTGTTCATCACTGATTACCATACCGTTATCAGCCGCCCATTGACGAATCTCTTCAGCTTCGATTAACGCATCCAACACCTGATCTCGTAATTCCTCATCTTTCACCACCTGATCATAGAGATCGCCAAACTGCTGCTGAAGACGCTGTTGTTGTCGGTTGTATAGATTAACGAACTGAGTTGCAGAGATATCTTCACCATTAACTTCGGCAACTACCACCGCTTTATCACCACGAGCATATTGGTCGATACCAAATAGCGCAAAAGTAAGAACGATTAATCCGACAATCACCCAAGCAATCCAGCCTTGAGCCTGATCACGAATAGCTTGTAACATGAGGTTTCCTTTGTTTCCAGATAGCTATAAAAAATAGATTCCTATAATACCAAGCAATGCCTTGTGTTTCAGCTCTTTTGCGCAATATTTTGTAGAGAGTAAAACTCTTGTCAGAATTCATTGCATTGACTGTCTGGACAATTCTTTTTTGTTCATAATCATCCATTGCAAACGTCTATTGTTAATTGCACCCAATTCTGCATAGAATAGAGGTCTGGTCAAAATACTTAGTAAGCTTGTCACTATGTCAAAACCCGCCTGTAAAAAACTGCTTTATGTTGATGACGCCCGTTATATGCATCGCGTGCTCAAGCTTTCTCTGCCTGAAAACTATGCCATTGAATGCGTCGATAATGGCCTGTCCGCTCTGGAGATTATGCAACAACAGCGGTTCGACATTATTATCAGTGACATCAATATGCCCAATATGACTGGCTTGGAACTGCTCTCCAAGATTCGTCAACTGCCCAATTATAAAAAAACGCCGGTGTTATTGATGAGTGCCGAAGAAAACCCGGATTACCGTCAGCAAGGTAAAAAACTGGGCGCTGATGGATTCATTATCAAGCCTTTTAAGCCCGATCTCATCGAGCAATGCCTGACTACACTGCTTAACAAAAACAGCGATGCTTAAAAAACAAAAAAACCCTCGTTTAAGAGGGCTTTTTAAATGGTCAATCAAGCGCTTAGATTAAGCAAATGGGTCATTGATCACCAATGTTTCTGCACGATCCGGACCGGTCGATAAAATAGAAACCGGAACACCAACCTGCTCTTCCAAGAACTTGATATAGTCCTTGGCCTGCTGCGGCAACGCCTCCCATGATTCAATACCTACGGTTGATGTCTGCCAACCAGGCATGGTCACATAGTTTGGTTCACAGCTTTCGTATTCATCTGCACTTGATGGTGGTAGCAACAAGGTTTGACCGTCTTTATTGTAAGACACGCAAATCTTAACTTCAGCCAACTCGTCCATAACATCAAGCTTAGTCAGACACATACCGGTCAAGCCGTTGATCTGTGCCGAACGGCGTAAAGCCACCGCATCAAACCAACCACAACGACGCTGACGACCGGTTGTGGCACCGAATTCATGACCACGTGTACCCAGCTCTTTACCAATCGCATCCCCTTCATCAGCATCGCAGTCATAACAAAGCTCAGTCGGGAAAGGGCCACCGCCAACGCGTGTCGCATAGGCTTTGGTAATCCCTAACACATAATCGATATCGGTTGGCCCGATACCTGCACCA
Above is a window of Thiomicrorhabdus sediminis DNA encoding:
- the mnmA gene encoding tRNA 2-thiouridine(34) synthase MnmA, which encodes MSQDNSNIKVIVGLSGGVDSSVAALLLKQQGYDVEGLFMKNWEGDDTEDYCPAAEDLKDVMAVAEKLDIAVHIENFSQQYWDNVFEHFLAEYKAGRTPNPDILCNKEVKFKAFLQHAMELGADYIATGHYTRVMRDENGQCHLLKGLDDNKDQSYFLYTLQQHQLQKSLFPVGELEKPEVRRLAEEAGFITHDKKDSTGICFIGERKFKDFLQQFIPAQPGDIVDDKGAVIGRHDGLMYHTLGQRKGLGIGGGHGKDNSPWYAADKDLVNNRLVAVQGKNHPLLQHSILIANTLDWVSGQCPALNTPLKAKIRYRQEEQPCQIIENENGKVVVQFDEAQTAIAPGQSVVFYDGEDCLGGGIIEQRLHNLDERL
- the hflD gene encoding high frequency lysogenization protein HflD yields the protein MSEYSQQDKTLALVGIYQCAQMVYELATTGRTDDLSYATSINTLFVENPQQTIDVYGGDIQNLQMGVNTLLSQMSTDQAVQNRNIEITRYVLNLMVLAKKIKDDGEALNRIFNTLETAKAQTEQFGEFHENVIATMARAYAENISPMSPRIMVNGQHGHLQNNRVANKIRTLLLAGIRSALLWYQVGGSRWGLLWARKKYLQSAQAMHRPDNSDDDSYFKKH
- a CDS encoding cupin domain-containing protein; this encodes MIEVIHQPSDAELQRQGIFDWPIWEKEVSKFPWTYDANETCYILEGHVTVTADNGESVEIKAGDLVTFPNGMSCTWDIHQAIRKHYNFF
- a CDS encoding SurA N-terminal domain-containing protein; translation: MLQAIRDQAQGWIAWVIVGLIVLTFALFGIDQYARGDKAVVVAEVNGEDISATQFVNLYNRQQQRLQQQFGDLYDQVVKDEELRDQVLDALIEAEEIRQWAADNGMVISDEQLAAAIHAADVFQDKGQFSQKLYEEVLLRNGYNIARFEMEQRKFLSESQYRNLTLASSFATSTEVDQLAALQGQQRNINYLRVDQRPFLKTVTVSDQQVADYYQANTQSYIEPEKVSIDYIELSQKKLAQNIETNEEVLKGFYEEHKAQFTLPEKRQAKHILITVDANTDAADAAAMQIVEEVQAKLAQGEKFEELAKTYSKDPGSAPAGGDLGTFEQGMMVPEFDEAVFSMKVGDISEPVRTEFGYHLIKLESITAKQSQPYEQVKSDVKEQYQSLEAERQYFELLEQLNTVAYEQSDSLEPAADAIGVKVETSELFSRQGGAGDVLSNTKVINTAFSEEVLKSRLNSTSIDLGNNRAVVIRVNNHQAERQKQLDEVSASIKDDLTREAAIEEASKLGAEIMEKLAAGEQPESFMKDGVEWHTVGWVNRNSQNLLPQMISEAFKAPKPVDGKPTWQDFKLATGDTILMQVSEVKTEALTDEQKAPLNDAFAELTAGAELAARLKSLKENSEVVKKAVYKTVK
- a CDS encoding response regulator, which produces MSKPACKKLLYVDDARYMHRVLKLSLPENYAIECVDNGLSALEIMQQQRFDIIISDINMPNMTGLELLSKIRQLPNYKKTPVLLMSAEENPDYRQQGKKLGADGFIIKPFKPDLIEQCLTTLLNKNSDA